The following are from one region of the Fusarium verticillioides 7600 chromosome 1, whole genome shotgun sequence genome:
- a CDS encoding threonine ammonia-lyase, biosynthetic — translation MPSAQDPIVAVPVNGAVNGTTNGTNGDSHSRPHTPMTGMALTEYSANPSTPSEEKRARIKEIVPDEYLLPTGYPDYLRLIASATSRVYEACKVTPLTHAINLSNRLECNVLLKREDEQPVFSFKLRGAYNKMAHLDPKKSWKGVVCCSAGNHAQGVAFSARKLKIPATIVMPEATPSIKHLNVARLGGHVVLHGADFDAAKEECARREVQDGLINIPPFDDPYVIAGQGTIGNELFGQVNMAKVEAIFCGVGGGGLIAGIGLYVKRMAPHVKIIGVEAHDANAMAQSLKAGERVLLKEVGLFADGAAVKIPGEETFRICKEVIDDVVEVTTDEICAAIKDMYDDTRSGLEPAGALSIAGLKKYVSQNPSNDSKRNLIAITSGANMNFDRLRFVAERATMGEGKEALLAVQIPEQPGAFSELINNIMPHAVTEFTYRYSTDEVANILIGVSLTAPAHQRSEELRSLMDRIQSNNMNVTDLSQDELAKSHIRYLVGGRSGVPNERLYMFTFPERPGALEKFLVTLRPKFNISLFQYRNYGGDVGKIVTGILCPDDEVPELESFLRKIGYPYEDCTNSQVFKTFLRT, via the exons ATGCCctcagctcaagatcccATCGTTGCGGTGCCTGTCAACGGCGCCGTGAATGGCACTACCAATGGCACAAACGGCGACTCTCATTCTCGGCCGCATACGCCGATGACCggaatggccttgacagaGTACAGCGCCAATCCGTCTACACCGTCGGAAGAGAAGCGGGCGCGTATTAAGGAGATTGTGCCTGACGAGTATCTCCTCCCTACAGGATACCCAGAT TACCTTCGTCTTATCGCCAGCGCCACATCCCGAGTCTACGAGGCCTGCAAGGTCACTCCCCTCACACacgccatcaacctcagcaaccGACTCGAATGCAATGTCCTCCTCAAGCGTGAAGACGAGCAACCCGTattcagcttcaagctgcGCGGCGCTTACAACAAGATGGCCCATCTCGACCCaaagaagagctggaagggTGTTGTGTGCTGTTCAGCCGGTAACCACGCTCAGGGCGTTGCTTTTTCGGCacgcaagctcaagatcccTGCGACCATTGTCATGCCCGAAGCGACTCCTAGTATCAAGCACTTGAATGTTGCTCGTTTGGGCGGCCATGTTGTGTTGCATGGCGCTGATTTCGATGCGGCCAAGGAGGAGTGCGCGAGAAGAGAGGTGCAAGATGGTCTTATCAACATCCCTCCCTTCGACGATCCGTATGTTATCGCTGGTCAGGGAACCATTGGAAACGAATTGTTTGGCCAggtcaacatggccaaggtgGAGGCCATCTTCTGCGGtgtcggcggtggtggtctcATTGCCGGAATTGGTCTGTATGTCAAGCGCATGGCTCCTCACGTCAAGATTATCGGCGTCGAGGCCCAcgatgccaatgccatggcGCAGTCCTTGAAGGCGGGAGAGAGGGTATTGCTCAAGGAGGTCGGCCTGTTTGCAGATGGTGCTGCCGTCAAGATTCCTGGCGAGGAGACATTCCGCATCTGCAAGGAGGTTATCGACGACGTTGTTGAAGTCACGACCGACGAGATCTGCGCCGCTATCAAGGACATGTACGACGACACCCGATCTGGCCTCGAGCCCGCTGGAGCCCTCTCCATCGCCGGTCTCAAGAAATATGTCTCCCAAAACCCCTCAAACGACTCGAAGCGAAACCTCATTGCCATCACATCAGGCGCCAACATGAACTTTGACCGTCTGAGATTTGTCGCTGAGCGTGCCACCATGGGTGAGGGTAAGGAGGCTTTGCTTGCCGTGCAGATTCCCGAGCAGCCTGGAGCATTCTctgagctcatcaacaacatcatgccCCATGCCGTTACCGAGTTCACCTACCGATACTCGACAGACGAGGTcgccaacatcctcatcggTGTGTCTCTGACCGCTCCCGCCCACCAGCGATCAGAGGAACTCCGCTCTCTCATGGACCGCATTCAATCCAATAACATGAACGTGACCGATCTATCACAAGATGAACTCGCAAAGAGTCACATTCGATACCTCGTCGGTGGTCGATCCGGCGTTCCCAATGAGCGACTATACATGTTCACCTTCCCCGAGAGACCGGGAGCTCTCGAGAAGTTCCTCGTGACACTTCGACCCAAGTTCAACATCAGCCTGTTCCAGTACCGTAACTACGGCGGTGACGTGGGCAAGATTGTTACTGGCATCTTGTGTCCTGACGACGAGGTTCCTGAGCTGGAGTCATTTTTGCGCAAGATCGGATACCCCTATGAAGACTGCACCAATTCGCAGGTATTCAAGACATTCCTGCGAACTTAG